From a single Buteo buteo chromosome 14, bButBut1.hap1.1, whole genome shotgun sequence genomic region:
- the SLITRK5 gene encoding SLIT and NTRK-like protein 5 — MGLCYYAAFFFFFFLLILTGNKMYACCSTVTLEQDLNKKMHIWMLQTIAFALTSLVLSWAESIEYYGEICDNACPCEEKDSILTVSCENRGIISLFEISPPRFPVYHLLLSGNLLNRLYPNQFINYTGASILHLGSNDIQDIETGAFHGLRGLRRLHLNNNKLELLRDDTFLGLESLEYLQVDYNYISVIEPNAFSKLHLLQVLILNDNLLSSLPNNLFRFVPLTHLDLRGNRLKLLPYVGLLQHMDKVVELQLEENPWNCSCELIALKDWLDSISYSALVGDVVCETPFRLHGRDLDEVSKQELCPRRLISDYEMRPQTPLSTTGYFHTTPASVNSVATSSSAVYKSPLKPPKGTRQPNKTRVRPTSRLPSKDLGYSNYGPSIAYQTKSPVPLECPTACTCNLQISDLGLNVNCQERKIESISELQPKPYNPKKMYLTENYIALVRRADFVDATGLDLLHLGNNRISVIQDRAFGDLTNLRRLYLNGNRIERLSPELFYGLQSLQYLFLQYNVIREIEAGTFESVPNLQLLFLNNNLLRSLPGNIFAGLSLYRLSLRSNHFSYLPVSGVLDQLKSLLQIDLHENPWDCTCDVVGMKLWLEQLNTGVLVDQVICESPKKFAQSDMRAVRAELLCPDYSDIVVSTPTPSPGQLPARTTPSSSTVRLNGTAAAGGSAPAGGGGGGGSSVPLSVLILSLLLVFIMSVFVAAGLFVLVMKRRKKGPGDHASANNSDVSSFNMQYSVYSGGPPPHHHHHHPHLQQHPPHRGGGGGGGGAALPKVKTPAGHVYEYIPHPLGHMCKNPIYRSREGNAGEDYKDLHELKVTYGSHPLPPGGGAPPPPPPPPPPPAPGGEEAPARSPAYSVSTIEPREELLSPVQDADRFYRGILEPDKHSSSSSALGTPGSTLPDYPKLPAAYTYSPSYDLRRAHQYLHPGPGDGRLRETVLYSPPSTVYVEPNRNEYLELKAKLNAEPDYLEVLEKQTTFSQF; from the coding sequence atgggGCTATGCTAttatgctgctttctttttttttttttttctccttatccttacaggaaataaaatgtacGCTTGCTGCTCTACAGTAACTTTGGAACAGGACctcaacaaaaaaatgcatatcTGGATGCTGCAGACGATCGCGTTTGCTTTAACATCGCTAGTCCTTTCGTGGGCAGAAAGCATCGAGTATTATGGGGAAATCTGTGATAATGCGTGTCCTTGTGAGGAGAAGGACAGCATCTTAACAGTGAGCTGTGAAAACAGAGGGATCATCAGCCTTTTTGAGATCAGTCCACCAAGGTTCCCCGTCTACCACCTCTTGTTGTCTGGGAACCTTCTGAACAGGCTGTACCCGAACCAGTTTATCAATTACACAGGGGCTTCGATTTTGCATCTGGGGAGCAATGACATACAAGACATAGAAACCGGGGCCTTTCACGGTCTGAGAGGTTTAAGGAGGCTGCACCTGAACAATAACAAGCTGGAACTTTTACGGGATGACACTTTCCTTGGGCTAGAGAGTTTGGAATACCTACAGGTCGATTATAATTACATTAGCGTCATTGAACCCAATGCCTTCAGCAAACTGCATTTGCTGCAGGTGCTGATTCTCAATGACAACCTCCTCTCCAGTTTGCCCAACAACCTTTTCCGTTTTGTGCCCTTAACTCACCTGGACCTGAGGGGTAACCGGCTGAAGCTGTTGCCCTACGTGGGCCTTTTGCAGCACATGGATAAAGTGgtggagctgcagctggaggaaaacCCCTGGAATTGCTCTTGTGAATTGATTGCTCTAAAGGATTGGCTGGACAGTATCTCCTACTCCGCTCTGGTGGGAGATGTGGTTTGTGAGACCCCTTTCCGCTTACACGGCCGAGACTTGGATGAAGTCTCCAAGCAGGAGCTTTGCCCCAGGAGGCTCATCTCGGATTATGAAATGAGACCGCAGACACCACTGAGCACCACAGGGTATTTCCACACTACCCCGGCCTCGGTCAACTCCGTGGCCACTTCTTCTTCGGCTGTTTACAAATCCCCCTTGAAGCCCCCCAAAGGGACCCGCCAACCCAACAAGACAAGGGTGCGCCCCACCTCCCGCCTGCCCTCAAAAGACCTGGGATACAGCAACTATGGCCCCAGCATTGCCTACCAGACCAAATCCCCGGTGCCTTTGGAGTGTCCCACTGCCTGCACTTGCAACTTGCAGATTTCTGACCTGGGCCTCAATGTCAATTGTCAGGAGAGGAAGATTGAGAGCATTTCTGAACTGCAGCCCAAACCCTATAATCCTAAGAAGATGTATCTGACGGAAAACTACATTGCGCTGGTACGCAGGGCAGATTTTGTGGACGCCACCGGGCTGGATTTGCTGCATCTGGGCAATAATCGGATCTCGGTCATCCAGGACCGGGCTTTTGGGGATTTAACTAATTTGCGAAGGCTGTACCTGAATGGGAACCGGATCGAGCGGCTGAGCCCGGAGCTGTTCTATGGGCTGCAAAGCCTGCAGTACCTCTTCCTGCAGTACAACGTCATCCGGGAGATAGAGGCGGGCACCTTTGAATCCGTCCCCAACCTTCAGCTCTTGTTTTTGAACAACAACCTGCTGAGGTCTTTGCCGGGGAACATTTTTGCGGGTCTCTCTCTCTACAGGCTGAGCCTGCGGAGCAACCACTTCTCCTACCTGCCAGTGAGCGGGGTGCTGGACCAGCTGAAATCCCTGCTGCAGATCGACCTGCACGAGAACCCCTGGGACTGCACCTGCGACGTGGTGGGCATGAAGCTGTGGCTGGAGCAGCTCAACACCGGCGTCCTGGTGGATCAGGTCATCTGCGAGTCCCCCAAGAAGTTCGCCCAGAGCGACATGCGGGCCGTCCGGGCggagctgctgtgccctgaCTACTCGGACATCGTGGTCTCCACGCCCACGCCGTCCCCGGGCCAGCTGCCGGCCAGGaccaccccctcctcctccaccgTGCGCCTCAACggcacggcggcggcgggcggctcggcgcccgcgggcggcggcggcggcggcggctcctcggTGCCGCTCTCGGTGCTGATCCTCAGCCTGCTGCTCGTCTTCATCATGTCCGTCTTCGTGGCGGCGGGGCTCTTCGTCCTCGTGATGAAGCGGCGCAAGAAGGGCCCGGGGGACCACGCCAGCGCCAACAACTCCGACGTGAGCTCCTTCAACATGCAGTACAGCGTCTACAgcggcggcccccccccgcaccaccaccaccaccacccccacctccagcagcacccgccccaccgcggcggcggcggcggcgggggcggcgcggcgctgcCCAAAGTGAAGACCCCCGCCGGCCACGTCTACGAGTACATCCCGCACCCCCTGGGCCACATGTGCAAGAACCCCATCTACCGCTCGCGGGAGGGCAACGCGGGCGAGGATTACAAAGACCTCCACGAGCTCAAGGTCACCTACGGcagccaccccctgccccccggggggggcgcgccgccgcccccgccgccccccccgccgccgccggcgcccgGCGGGGAGGAGGCGCCGGCGCGGAGCCCCGCGTACAGCGTCAGCACCATCGAGCCGCGGGAGGAGCTGCTCTCCCCGGTGCAAGACGCCGACCGCTTTTACAGGGGCATTTTGGAGCCCGACAaacactcctcctcctcctccgcgcTGGGCACCCCCGGCTCCACCCTCCCCGACTACCCCAAGCTCCCCGCCGCCTACACCTACTCCCCCAGCTACGACCTTCGGCGTGCCCACCAGTACTTGCACCCGGGGCCGGGGGACGGCAGGCTCCGGGAGACGGTGCTCTACAGCCCCCCCAGTACTGTCTATGTAGAGCCCAACAGGAACGAGTACCTGGAgctaaaagcaaaactaaacgCAGAGCCGGACTACCTCGAAGTGCTGGAAAAACAGACCACGTTCAGCCAGTTCTGA